In Candidatus Binatia bacterium, a single genomic region encodes these proteins:
- a CDS encoding DNA-formamidopyrimidine glycosylase family protein, whose amino-acid sequence MPELPFLEVLAENLAAGVAGRRIESIAVRQPALLRTAVPPESFAGEFLSLPSRRGKYVVLECESRRAIVIHLMRLGRLRLAPPPAPGGPARRPAGSKAWSARIAFDDGSALLLIEHGTEKRARLWLTDDADALEELAAVGPDPTRGELSEERFLTSLRASSRQLKTFLTDQRAIAGIGNGLSDEILYEARLSPLRLTGQVTDDEARRLHAAIGAVLERQTALLRESAAGELPQREPSQHYVVHDHAGSKCPRCGSVIARISYADHETFYCPGCQTGGAPLKDRRLSKLLK is encoded by the coding sequence GTGCCGGAGCTGCCGTTCCTCGAAGTCCTGGCCGAGAACCTCGCGGCCGGAGTCGCCGGGCGCCGCATCGAGTCGATCGCGGTCCGCCAGCCGGCGCTGCTCCGGACCGCCGTGCCGCCGGAGTCGTTCGCGGGCGAATTCCTGAGCCTGCCCTCGCGGCGCGGGAAGTACGTCGTGCTGGAGTGCGAATCCCGGCGCGCGATCGTGATCCACCTGATGCGCCTGGGCAGGCTCCGCCTGGCGCCGCCGCCGGCGCCGGGCGGCCCGGCGCGTCGTCCCGCGGGGAGCAAGGCGTGGTCGGCGCGGATCGCGTTCGATGACGGGTCGGCGCTGCTCCTGATCGAGCACGGCACGGAAAAGCGCGCGCGCCTGTGGCTGACCGACGACGCCGACGCGCTCGAAGAGCTGGCGGCCGTGGGTCCCGACCCCACGCGCGGCGAGCTCTCGGAAGAGCGGTTCCTCACGTCGCTCCGCGCGTCGTCCCGGCAGCTGAAGACGTTCCTCACCGATCAGCGGGCGATCGCGGGGATCGGAAACGGCCTCTCGGACGAGATCCTCTACGAAGCGCGGCTCTCGCCGCTCCGCCTGACCGGCCAGGTGACCGACGACGAAGCGCGGCGGCTCCACGCCGCGATCGGGGCGGTGCTGGAGCGGCAGACGGCGCTGCTTCGTGAGTCGGCCGCCGGAGAGCTGCCGCAGCGCGAGCCCAGCCAGCACTACGTCGTGCACGACCACGCGGGCTCGAAGTGCCCGCGCTGCGGGAGCGTGATCGCGAGGATCTCCTACGCCGACCACGAAACCTTCTACTGTCCCGGGTGCCAGACCGGCGGGGCGCCGCTCAAGGACAGGCGGCTGTCCAAGCTGTTGAAATAG